CATACACATTGAATAGCCTCTGATTCAAtccaatttacaaaactacctccataaaattacataatgggGGAAGTTCGACCGGATGCACTGTGCTTTAccagaaccacatgaaattattggaacatagttcattcaattaactttctattcaataattgaaacaaatggaaagaggacaattgaatattaaataaagatggaattaATTGGGAACTCACGGAGTAATGCGATTTGTTCGGGGGCTCACCACTGGAGTTAGAAGAGAGACAAGgattagaaaggaaaggaagaggagcGTCTGATATATAATCCAGCGGATTCTTTGATGAGTGGAGTACTAGTAGTAGTAGTGGAGGTTCCAAGGACATTGAAGTCAATCCGGTGAGAGTGAGGGAATCCAgaaggttgaggttgaagagagtagaaattgcaaccaaaatCGGTGACGATGGTGGAATCGAAATtgcgagggaagaagaaaagagcatCACAGGTCGAAGTAGAGGAGGAATCAACACTGGAGAAAGGAGGAAGATGAGGAGAACCTGCCATTAATGGAAGAGGAAGGAAGTGagagagaattaattaattaaagagaattagggtttgagaagagaaagggaaaatggagtgtatgaacaaagaagaagaagaagaaatggaaaggacgcgataagagaagaagatggagatggatcggtgaaatgggtatgatagggtttcttccttaaagaaacgaaaattgagagataggccttagggttttgaaaagagaaaggaaaaatggagtgtacgaagaaatggaaaggacgcactaagagaagaagatggagattggatcCAAGACAAAAAGAAGGGATGGATCCGcgaaatgggtatgatagggATTCTTCCTTACAGAAACggaaattgagagataggcCAAAGAAGACAAGAGAGCAAGAGAGAATGGGGGAGGAGAGGGAGGAGAGGGAGACTTGGCCGttagagaagaggagaaagaaattttaaatgagagaGACTGTACATGTAgggtttttattagaattttttttttttgaaatcttgctTAATTGGATTTAGAGAATTTTGTGTATTCGGTTCACCGACTCGTATTAGCTGTCCATTGGTccattgttttgtcattttttttcaacaaactaaatgttttaagccatttacaaattagatttCGATAAAtcgataatcatatttttttacaatataggaCAAAGATAACAtagatatacatatatatatatatatatatatatatatatatatatacatacatacagatatatatacatacaacagtatacaaaaaaaattcttttgaattttgtagtttgtgtaaaaaaataaccttaaactttgaaatgttaaaaaaaattgttttgaacttttaaaaattattcataaatacatctaCATACGTAGGATGAAGGTATTGGCATGattctctaaaaaaactttccaaaaagatgttgtgtgacttttgaaaagaaaaattacaaatggggtcgtttttaaacaaattagatatatcgagttatatttctttaatttttttccttttttcacatattatcaatcacatcttacttttttcttttttctctggaaccctgcaaaaataacaaaaacatttataatcacatgactcatgtcactacattttctaaattttaaaagtagtaaatttaaaagttgataaccctatgattatcgtttgatagtcatctaatatcactaattttgtcatattcgtaatatcCAAATAAGGTTTCTTGGTGAGTCTAGAGTCAAACGTGAGgacttatactaaaaatatatttatattttaaaatgatcatAAGGTGATTAATAACATACGCCTAAGAACAATAGCGGTATCATCCACTTGTAAGGGGGGAGGGGAGtcatccactatagataagGTCCACTTGTCTCCCTCACCCAACTTCATAAGGCTGCCAAAAGAGTTAGGCATAATCACATCCACACGTTTACCCTTCTCTCGAACATAAaccaactctcttttcttcctaataaCGAGTAATTTCATCTCGATTACCTACCTCCTTTTCCTTAATATGCCTAATGGGGAGCTATTAGTCTTACTTTCCTCCAACTATTTAAAGTCTAACACCACATCCACAAGACACAATTGTCCGTTCCTCctctttgtttgaaaccaCCTTACTCACATCCTCCTCTCgatgaactttgttttccacaatcttAGGACACTTACCACTAGAATGCCCAAAAGACCGGCACAAATTACACCTTCGAGGCTTCCACTCATAATTCACAGCCATAACGAAATCCTCTCCCCTAAGGTGAATTGTAAATTCAGCAGGCATAGGAGAGTCCACATTTGATTCAACACATACTCAAGCATGTGACAACCTTCGTCTTTCCTTAGTAGCTAGATCTAAAGATAGAGGTTTGCCTATAGCACTAGCCACAACAGTCAAACTGACATCTGTCCATAACTCCATTGGAATCCTAcctagtttaatccatataggaacataataaaaaacaaaggatttaGGGACAATACCTGGAGTCCATTTACAGAGGAGCATACTTTTGCCAGCAAGATGTCGCGATCAACGTGATAGGATCCATTCAACAAGTTTTGGGCATCTGAATTGGAAACAGATGAGTCCGTTCTCAAGAATTGTAATCGttggcattttaattttatcaacaataacaacgagctaaacaaaatcctctatccaggacgcactaatgaaaactaaaatgtaaaataagtacgaagtaattaattaaaacagaagacaaaagaaacccaaagtAAGTTGACAAAATGCCCACAATAAGCTTCAAGATGAGTAAGAGGGAACAccaagagaaacatgaatagccttgctaacttttcactactagccaactacatatttttttacaatacgtGTTAGGGAAATCttttgtaacgacccaacttttctaggtaagtcgaggtcattaatttttaacaaaggtaataaaggtggcaaaccggcgaggggcaggaaggaagcgtgattgccataggaaacgtgtcattttgcttccgcttatggtttcttttgaggtttaagatgtattaaaacttattttacaaacttttatttgtaaatagtattatttttaagttttcttgaatatttgaaaaatcaggcctgacataaatttgtttttcaattgacttacgtttcattttgtatcaaccaaagtcttttgttaaaaattaatgacctcgacttacctagaaaagttgggtcgttacagttggtatcagagcctaagttttaggttctgtagactgacttacgatgtaagtctatgtttttgtgttcCTATGGCTAACGCGACCCTTCGTCTCTCGTCAGGTATGCTTGATGcttatatgtatggtttatttgcatgactttgcctaaattaaactagattGCATGACGATAAAGACTTGCTTATGCTTATGATTaagactttttttaaagagtgTTGTTGGTGGATAATAGGAATTATGCCGCCAAGGGGAGGTGTACGTAGAGGAGGTCGTAGAGGCCGAGGTAGAGGAGCAGGAGGCCGAGGTAGAGGAGCAGGTCGTAATCAGCCTACTGAGGGTCAAGCTGAACAGCGAATTCCTGCTGCACCCGTGACTCACGTCGAGTTTGATGCACTGTCTGCTCACATGGAGCAGAGGTTTACGGAACTTATGACGGCTATAGCTCGAAACCAGCAGGCACCTGCAGTTCCACCTGCACCTGTGGTTCCCCCTGTACCAGCAGCTCCACCTGCACCAGCAGCCCCTCCTGCACAAGGATTGGCTGCACAACAGCCGCAGATATTACCGAACCAACTTTCTGCTGAGCGCGAAACATTTGAGGGACTTTAGGAAATATGACCCTCAGACGTTTGATGGGTCACTGGAGGATCCTACTAAAGCTGAGTTGTGGTTGTCCTCTGTGGAAACCATATTCAATTACATGAGATGTCCCGAGGAGCACAGAGTTCAGTGTGCTGGCTTTTCTACTGAGGGACAGAGGCATTATCTGGTGGAGGACTACAATGCGCATGCTAGGTGGAGATGTGAGGCAGATTACCTGGGATCAGTTTAAAAACTGCTTCTATACCAAGTTTTTCTCGCTAACCTTAGAGACGCCAAAAGCCAGGAATTCTTAGAGTTGAAGCAAGGACATATGACAGTCGAGGAGTACGACCAGGAGTTTGATATGCTGTCACGTTTTGCCCCTGAACCTGTTGGTAACGAGCAGGCTAGAGCTGATATGGTTCATCAAGGGATTGAGAGATGAGATTAGGGACTTTGTGCGAGCACTAAAGCCCACTACCCAGGCTGAAGCGCTGCGTCTGGCAGTGGATATGAGCATTGGGAAGGATGAAATACGGCCAAGGAGCTTTGATAAGGGATCGTCGTCtggtcaaaagagaaaagcagAGCAGAGAACTATGGGAGTTCCTCAGAGGAACTTGAGACCAGGCGATCCTTTTCGCAGTTTCCAGCAGAGTTCTGGCGGGGCAGGAGACACTACTCGAGAGAAGCCATTATGCAATACGTGTGGGAAACGTCACCTGGGTCGTTGTTTGATGGGAACGAGAGTCTGTTATAAGTGCAAGCAAGAGGGACACATGGCTGATAGGTGTCCCTTGAGATCTACTGGGGCTAGACAGAGCAGTCAGGGAGAGAGACCTCCACAGCGGGGTACAATCTTTGCCACTAATAGATCAGAGGCAGAGAAGGCCGGCACAGTGGTGACAGGTACATTACAAGTGTTAGGGCATTTTGCCTTGACCTTGTTTGACTCGGGATCttctcatttatttcatcGCTTTTTGTGACGTATGCATGCTTAGAGGTGGAACCCTTAGATTATGTTTTGTCAGTGTCTACACCGTctggagaaattatgttgtctaAGGAAAAGATTAAAGCGTGTGAAATTGAGATAGCTGGTCGTGTGCTGGACGTAACCTTGTTGGTATTAGATATGCgtgactttgatgtaattttaggtATGGATTGGCTAGCTACTAATCATGCTAGTATTGATTGTTCTCGTAAGGAAGTTGTGTTCAGTCCCCCTACTGCATCTAGCTTTAAATTCAAGGGGGTAGGAACAGTAGTACTGCCTAAAGTAATCTCAGGCTATGAAAGCTAGTAAACTACTCAACCAGGGTACTTGGAGTATTTTGGCAAGTGTGGTGGATACTAAGGAAGATGAGACTTCTTTAACTTCAGAACCTGTGGTAAGAGAATACCCAGATGTATTTCCAAAAGATCTTCCAGGACTACCGCCACAATAGAGAGGTTGATTTTGCCATTGCATTGGAGCCAGACACTACTCCTATTTCTAGAGCCCCTTATAGGATGACTCCTGCTGAGTTGAAAGAACTGAATGTATAGTTACTGGAATTGCTTGACAAAGGCTTTATTCGACCTAGTGTGTCACCTTGGGGTGCACTAGTattgtttgtgaagaagaaggatgggtCGATGCGTCTTTGCATTGACTATAAAGAGTTGAATAAAGTAACAGTCAAAAACATATATCCTTTACCCAGAATCGATGATTTGTTCGATCAGTTACAGGGAGCCACGGTGTTCTCTAAGATTGACTTACGGTCAAGTTATCACcagttgaggattagagacCGTGATGTTCCTAAGACTGCTTTTCGTTCGAGGTATGGACATTATGAATTCATAGTAATGTCTTTTGGTTTGACTAATGCACCTGCTGtaatttatggatttgatgaacagggtgtttaaggatttcttagacacttttgtgatagtcttcattgatgatattttggtttattccaAGACTGAGGCCGAACATGAGGAACACTTACATAAGGTGTTAGAGACTCTTTGAGTCAATAAACTGTATGCTAAATTCTCTAAGTGCGAATTTTTGGTTGAAGCAGGTGGCTTTTCTTGGTCATGTGGTTTCCAGTGAGGGAGTTTCAGTAGACCCTACAAAGATAGAAGCGGTTACCAGTTGGTCTCGACCCTCTACAGTTAGTGAGGTTCGTAGTTTTCTGGGTTTAGCAGGGTACTACCAGAGGTTTGTGGAGGATTTTTCACGTTTGGCTACTCCCTTGACTTAGTTGACAAGGAAGGGAACTCCGTTTGTTTGGAGTCCAGCTTGCGAGGATAGTTTTCAGAACCTTAAGCAAAGGTTAGTTACTGCACCGGTCCTTACAGTACCAGATGGATCCGGAAGTTTTGTGATTTACAGTGATGCTTCCAAGAAAGGACTGGGTTGTGTTTTGATGCAGAAAGGTAAGGTGGTTGCTTATGCCTCTCGTCAGTTGAAGAGTCACGAGCAGAACTACCCACACATGATTTGGAGTTGCAGCAGAAGTGGTTTTTGCATTGAAGATATGGAGACATTATTTGTACGGtgaaaagatacaaatctTTACTGACCATAAGAGCCTGAAGTACTTCTTTACTCAGAAAGAGTTGAATATGAGACAGCGAAGGTGGCTCGAGTTGATAAAGGATTATGACTGCGAGATATTGTACCATCCTGGTAAGGCAAACGTGGTGGCTGATGCTCTTAGTAGAAAAAGTATCACATTCAGCAGCACTCATTACTAGACAGGTACCATTGCATCGAGACTTGGAGAGAGCTGAGATTGCAGTATCTGTGGGGAGAGTCACCTCACAGTTAGCTCAATTAACGGTGCAACCGACTCTGAGGCAGAAGATTGTTGATGCTCAGAGTAGTGACCCTTATTTGATAGAGAGACGTCGCCTTGTTGGAATGGGACAGACTGATGAGTTCTCCATATCCTCTGATGGTGGGTTGATGTTTAAGAGACGTTTGTGTGTGCCAGCGAACAGTACAGTTAAGATTGACTTACTAGATGAAGCCCAtaattctccattttccatgCATCCTGGTAGCACGAAAATGTACCAGGATCTAAAACGTTTTTATTGGTGGCGGAATATGAAAAGGGTAGTGGCGGAATTTGTTAGTAAGTGTCTAGTATGTCAGCATGTTAAGGCACCTAGACAGAAACCAGCAGGTTTGTTACAACCTTTAAGTGTGCCAGAgtggaagtgggagaatgtgtcgatggattttatttcagGGCTGCCTAAGACCCTGAAGGGTTTCACAGTGATTTTGGTTGTCGTAGACAGGCTTACGAAATCGGCACATTTTGTACTAGGGAAATCCACTTATACTACTGGTAAGTGGGCACAGTTGTATTTAACTGAGATTGTGAGACTGCATGGAGTGCCTGTATCGATTGTTTCTGATAGGGATGCACGgtttacttccaagttttggaagggacTTCAGACTGCTATGGGTACGAGATTGGATTTCAGTACAGCCTTTGATCCACAGACTGATGGTCAAACTGAACGTTTGAACCAAGTTTTAGAGGATATGCTACGAGCTTGTGTTTCCAGGTAGTTGGGACTCTCATCtacatttgatggagtttgcttaTAACAACAGTTTCCAGGCTACCATCGGTATGACACCATTTGAGGCTTTATATGgcaaatgttgtagaacccCTGTTTGTTGGAGTGAGGTTGGTGAACATAGGTTTATGGGACCTGAATTAGTTCGATCTACTAATGAGGCTATTCAAAAGATTAGAGCACGTATGCAAACAGCGCAGAGTAGACAGAAGAGCTATGCAGATGTACGATGAAAAGACCTTAAGTTCGATGTGGGAGAAAAAgtattcttgaaggtagcacctatgaagggtgttatgcgttttgaaaagaaagggaagttaAGTCCTCGTTTTTCTGGACCATTTGAGATCTTAGAGAGGGTTGGTGTTGTGGCGTATCGCTTGGCATTACCACCATCACTCTCTGcagttcataatgttttccatgtttcGATGTTGAGAAAGTATGTGGCCGATACGTCTCATGTAGTGGACTACGAACCTTTGGAGATTGATGAGCATTTGAGCTATGTAGAACAACCTGTGGAGATTCTGGCTAGAGAGGTAAAGATGCTTCGTAATAGAAGCATTCCATTAGTAAAGGTTTTGTGGCGGAATCATCGAATTGAAGAGGCGACATGGGAGCGAGAGGAAGAGATGAGGACTCGTTATCCAGAGTTATTTCAGGATTAAAACTTTCGAGGACGAAAGTTTCTTAAGGAGGGAAGAATGTAATGCCccaaaggtatatatatatatattttgtttttattttatatatatattttttaatatttaatttaaataaaaagaaaagaaaaagaaaatttctttatttttttcctttttcttttcttttcttttctctctttttcttcctcctgTGCGCCGCAACCCCCATCcgttttcttctccttcccgTTCGCAGCAACCGCCGCCTTATCcgttctcttctccttcccgtTCGCAGCAACCGCCGCCTTATCcgttctcttctccttcccgtTCGCAGCAACCGCCGCCCATCcgttctcttctccttcccgtTCGCAGCAACAACCGCCGACCAtccctctcttttctttccgCCGCAGCCCAGCAACCGCCGCCCCTATTCTTCTTTCCGGtcgttttcttctcttcttcggATCCAAAACTGCCGTTGTAACCGTCGGCCGCCGCGTGACCTCTGCCCAGCGCCGTGTGACCCTCTGCCCAGTCCCGCCGCGCAACatctgtctccgtcgaagccaagCCAGTCGCCGTCCATTcctctcctttctcctctgttttcagCCAGCCGCCGCCGATTCCTTCTCCTCCATTGTCTGCAATGCCGCGCGACTCTCCGTCCGTCTGTATACGGTCTCTCCGTCGCACGTCGTCTCTTCGCAAAGCTACTGCTCGACTTCTTCCGCGAATGACATCTACCGTGAATCGAATTAAAAACCCCAGATCCAACTTTCTATGCGTCGAGTTCCTTCTTCGTCCTGCCACAGGATTGGGTCGTTAACTGTCGTTCCTGCTTTGCCACGAGTCATATACATGTCTGTTTCAAGCCTGTGttgaacaacttttaattcccTAAGATAAGGAGATTTATCTGAAGGTTCAAGAATAATGACATGTCCTAAACTAACCCACCAGTTCGCAACAGTGAACCAGTTTGATCGTTAGGGGGcaacttttgataataagCGCACAACCATGCCCCAATTTCAATGTTGCCCAAAAGTAAAGGCCTTTCTTCACAATGCTCCATAAAGAAAAGTTCGACTTTCACATAaagatcttatttcttttttattgctccAAGAGATCTAATAGATCTATTTTCACCACGCAAATCCCTTTTGTTATCATGGAAAATGTGTTGGTTGtgctcaaaccaaatctctgctagcaacacttttatcaaattaacccatatttttttttaaaaaaaaaagaggatatgagtttcactattattaatattgaaaaatgaagagacaaagctcaatgtcatgaggattatacaagatcaaaaccaaaagccacaaatagaaggctttttttgtgtttgttttgcctttggaCATTACTCCTTTGGTATGGgttttagcttggttggatatgatgagggcgctaagggggtgtcaacctagttgagatgccaagGTGCCCCCCTGATCCATGGTTACATAttcattgtataactctcttgtactatgagcttttgtctaattattattattattttaatattaataaagaggttgtctccttttcaaaaaaaaaaacaaaacaaaacaaaacaaaaaaaaagccacaaatataaaaccaaacaaaatcataaaataatatgtcaaaaaaaaaatcataaatcataggTAGCAGGtcgagaacaaagaagaataagccttgattgagcaaaaaatcccaacaaatattgaatgtttggagAAGATGGAACCAACATTTCGATATAAAGACATAGTCAATTAAAAggtgctaaatatttttcatgttatcaaCACAAATGGGGCAGACATGAGGTGAGAGGACATGGGAGGgaagttttctttgaagtactaaagcacagtttaattttccaaacaacgTAATCCATATGGGGATATTTATCCAAAGAGTGAGCTAAATAGCCCAATGagtgattgttttataaaacatcgttttgaaataataagtatttaacaattaactcttaacataaatgaaataaaactcaaacaaCTTATCTCAAACTTTCTGTAACGACTCAACTTTTCTAAAACCATTTAATGTGTTTCGTATAAACTTGACCGTGTATTTAGTCCTCGTTAAAACCACCTacataacttatttttcttagattTCCAATCACAAAACAGACAATTTCGCTAACAACGTCTTACTTTTCTACTACTCGACCACTCCTTTGAACACGTCTACATGGCaacatttttcctaaatttcaCCATTAAATCCTTCACCATTAAATCATAACATTCATGTAATTCTAGTTTAACTTAGGTAAGGTCATATACataaaccatacatataagCATAAAGCATACCTGACGAGAGACGAAGGGTCGCGTTAGCCATAGGGACACAAAAACATAGATTTACATCGTAAGTCAGTCTACAGAACCTAAAacttaggctctgataccaactgtaCCGActcaacttttctaagtaagtcgagatcgttaatttttaacaaataaagactttgattaatataaaacaaaacgtaaacaattaaaaaaaaaaaaacatcttcaagtcaggcctgatttttaaacattcaagaaaacataaaataatactatttacaacaaacgtttgtaaactaaatttcaattcattttaaacctcacaagaatccataagcggaagcaaaaacACATTTCCTATGGCATCACgtttccttcctgcccctcgccgatttgccgcctttattacctttgcctaaaaatttaacataagaagggtgagtatttaaatactcagtaagagaccctctactggtctcgtcaggggaaaattaattgttaaagttctattgggacaccctgtacagtcgcagtcttgtgatcccgtaggatacacatctcagtctaacgccccgagggacgtacatatcagtctaacgccccgagggacgtacatatcagtctagtgttctgtagaaacacatatcagtctaatgctcccgaaggtgcacaataaattggtgatcccttgggacacctacaaggtaaacatcccaatacaatctaacaattttcccctcattccattcaacccatctttcagttacttcaagtcacaaagttctttctttcaacatcctaacagtcaacttattttactacagtcatatgtctgtcaataatatgctaatacatcagtcaatccactatacagtcaatgcacccctcagttcaccagcacacagtcatactttagcgtaatcatacacccaatctaaacgagaatctcatacaaacacaatctacaatctcCATCCTGTCCACATacacacatttatatatagattccatgacaatcacgaCATACATTCGACgtcaagtctacttcaattcatatacattcatatatattttcagtcaacccacaatatacattcaacacacatacagttcacaatcacaattgagtccagtagaaaatcccttacctcaaagttTACGTAAAGTTCTTCAATCGtactaaatccaataaattaaattccaaGTAGAATGAAGCAACAATTCCAATGAAGTTCACTTCGAAACTTAAATATCCAAGCACAGCTCTCCAATATCACCTTAAAATCAAGCAATACCCaaatcaattaatcaatttcaaaacttacGCTAGCCAAGAACAATACTACTAAATCCACAATTTCTCCTTACCAATGAAATCACAACATAGCTTTGACGATTGACAACAGAATAGAATCAGCGACAATCGAATGAAACTCATGCGTGCAAAACAGATATGCACTACAATAAAGATGGATGTCGGACCCGTGACTGGAAAACGAGGAGTTGCGCAATAGATGAGGACTTCACGATGCACAACTGTTGGATGCTACACGGCTCGTATCTGAACGACAAGTGTCGGCAAAACAATTGGGACGGGGCTACCGG
This sequence is a window from Cucumis sativus cultivar 9930 unplaced genomic scaffold, Cucumber_9930_V3 scaffold40, whole genome shotgun sequence. Protein-coding genes within it:
- the LOC116405882 gene encoding oleosin-B6-like → MTSTYLEKLGRYSWYQSLSFRFCRLTYDVSLCFCVPMANATLRLSSGIMPPRGGVRRGGRRGRGRGAGGRGRGAGRNQPTEGQAEQRIPAAPVTHVEFDALSAHMEQRFTELMTAIARNQQAPAVPPAPVVPPVPAAPPAPAAPPAQGLAAQQPQILPNQLSAERETFEGL